The following are from one region of the Amylibacter sp. IMCC11727 genome:
- a CDS encoding SPFH domain-containing protein translates to MGILDFLTGEFIDVIHWTDDTRDTMVWRFEREGHEIKYGAKLTVREGQAAVMVHEGQLADVFAPGLYMLETNNMPIMTTLQYWDHGFESPFKSEIYYVNTTRFTDLKWGTKNPVICRDPEFGPVRIRAYGTYEIKVADPAKFLQEIVGTDGEFTMDEISYQIRNIITSQFSAAIAGSGIPVLDMAANTIDLGKLLASKIEPALAEYGLALPNLYIENISLPPKVEEALDKRTSMGLAGDLDQFMKYSAAEAMSNPDSAAGGSMAAGMGAGMGMAMAQQMNQGPWGHRPVQPQTMAPPPPPVEKVWHTAVNGETNGPFSRASLGRMAADGSLTRETHVWTAGQDGWKRAADVMELAQLFTVMPPPPPAA, encoded by the coding sequence ATGGGTATTTTAGATTTTTTGACTGGTGAATTTATCGACGTGATCCATTGGACGGATGACACGCGCGACACGATGGTGTGGCGGTTCGAACGCGAAGGCCACGAAATCAAATACGGGGCCAAACTGACCGTTCGCGAAGGCCAAGCCGCCGTTATGGTCCACGAAGGCCAATTGGCCGATGTATTCGCCCCTGGCCTTTACATGCTTGAAACCAACAACATGCCGATCATGACCACCCTACAATATTGGGATCACGGCTTTGAAAGCCCGTTCAAATCGGAAATTTACTATGTGAACACAACGCGGTTTACCGATCTGAAATGGGGCACCAAAAACCCTGTGATCTGCCGCGATCCAGAGTTCGGCCCCGTGCGTATCCGCGCCTATGGCACCTATGAAATCAAAGTGGCCGATCCTGCGAAATTCTTGCAGGAAATCGTTGGCACAGATGGCGAATTCACCATGGATGAAATCAGCTATCAAATCCGCAATATCATCACATCGCAATTTTCTGCGGCCATCGCTGGTTCGGGTATTCCTGTATTGGATATGGCTGCAAACACCATTGATCTGGGCAAACTTTTGGCCTCCAAAATCGAACCGGCATTGGCGGAATACGGGCTCGCACTGCCTAACCTCTATATCGAAAACATCTCACTGCCGCCAAAGGTTGAAGAGGCGCTTGATAAACGGACATCAATGGGGCTCGCGGGCGATCTTGACCAGTTCATGAAGTACTCCGCCGCCGAAGCCATGAGCAACCCTGACAGCGCCGCTGGCGGGTCTATGGCCGCAGGTATGGGCGCTGGTATGGGCATGGCCATGGCGCAGCAAATGAACCAAGGACCCTGGGGCCATCGCCCCGTGCAACCCCAGACAATGGCTCCTCCACCGCCACCCGTTGAAAAGGTCTGGCACACGGCTGTAAACGGCGAAACCAATGGTCCGTTTTCCCGCGCCAGCCTTGGTCGTATGGCCGCCGATGGGTCGCTGACGCGCGAAACGCATGTCTGGACTGCTGGCCAAGATGGCTGGAAACGGGCCGCCGATGTGATGGAGCTGGCCCAACTGTTTACAGTGATGCCGCCCCCACCACCTGCCGCGTAA